Sequence from the Panicum virgatum strain AP13 chromosome 5N, P.virgatum_v5, whole genome shotgun sequence genome:
CTGAAATTCCAAAGAGACCTGCCAACGCTATTATTAAATGCAGGAAACCATGTCCATTTGAAATCACGTAAACAGCGCAAAGATAGCAAGTGCTTgcgttttttcttaaaaaaaacagagaaggCAGTACTAACAATGAATCATGTGTATATCAAACTAAAAGGGAAAACTTATAATCGTCTAGTCACTTTTCATATATCGTGAAATATTACAATAACTACGCTTTGACTGTTTTTGAAAGGCTCCACCATGTAATAATGTAAAGTCTTTTCCGGTTTTGTGAAGTTACAGTTGTCACTTAATAGTAACTGAAGTTTTGACTAGACAGTCCTTGCAAAAACGTTTTTGTATAGGCACCCACATGTGTGTGGTGTATGCCTGTGCCTGACAATTTTTTTATGATTACACAGTACAATTGAGACACTCTCACCTCTATAAATGCGTGGCATAATGAAATAAACTCATGCACGATTATAACGGCAACTCTGTATATAACCATCTAAAACAATCATTTTATTCCGTGTTAAACAGCTGTGCGTAATGAAACACCTCCAATAACTGCAGTCTGACTCTCTCTCAAAGACTTCAACAACATGTAAACAAAGACCCGGGGAGAAAAACGAACACGCACCGCCGCCGAACAGCGGAAACGGAAGAGGCCACCAGCTTGCAATTTGCAAAACGGACGCGCCTGCGGCTAGCTTTTGCAGGAAAAGGAAGGCGAGATAAGCACAAAGGACGAACGCGAACTAGGCCAAAAGGCAACCGAGAAAGCCTGAAAACCCCACCGGCCCCAAcaccgcctccctccctctcccctcgtCGCCCCGCGCACGCACCCTCCCCACCCCAGTTCGTGAACTcccccgccgcccccctccctctcgccgctcgcgcctcaCGCCTCCCTcgtgcccgcgccgcgccgcgccccgcgGGAGCACggcaccgccggcggccggcattGCTGAGTGCCCGCGACAcccccggcgaggcggcgaggtAAAGCATGATCCTCCCTCCCCCGCTTCTCCATCCCTGCTTGCTgctgcggcctgcggcggcggcgctacgaTGCCTGGGATAGAGACGCTGCGGCTGCTGTATTGCGTTGCGTTGCGTTGCGAGTGAGGGCTCGTGGTTGTGGCGTTGTTCTGCTACTGACTTCTCTCGCCGAGTTCGGTCTCGTTGCCTCTTGCCGCTTGTTGGCATGCTCTGCCGCGCACTGGTTCATGGCCCGGCCAGCCGCGGTGGGCATGGCGCGGCGCGGAATTCTGCCGTTGCAGTCGTCGGGTGGCGCCACCGTTGGGCTTGATCCGGGTAAATCGTAGGGAGGAGCAAGGGTTCAGATGATTTGGGCGCTGCTTTTAATCTCTGGTTTCAGATGATTCTGGTCTTCGTCTCTAAGATTTTTTGGTTTAATTGTTTTGCGTTTTTTTGCTTGGGAAAAGGCGTTCCTTTCAGTCCTCCAAATTCCGCCCCCGTTTCGCTCCCCGTGCCGTGGCTTCAATTCCTTCGTGCTGTCTCGGGATACGTGCTAGCAGTACTAATACTGGCCATTGTTTAATGGGGCGGATGGAATGCTGCTATTGAATGCAACTATTTTAATTGTACTTGGTTGGTCAGCTCGCCCACACGGCCCCAGAAACAAATCACAACCCAAATGATGGCATCACTGGGGAAGAAACATCCACACTCCCCAGTCGTCATGCCAACAGTCCATTAACCGGgtgaagacaaaaaaaaaagtctgcGTCTCTCTCAGTCTCTTGCAAGTTTCAGATAGCCATCCCCCTGAAATCTATAGCCACTGTCGCTATTTACCTTGTCTGTTGGTCTGGTCCAATACTGTTGCTGGCTGCTTCTTCCAGTCAGTGGGGGTGGAGGGTTCAGAGATTCTTGTGGGGTTGGCATGGGGTTGAGTTTCCAGATATTCTTGTGGGGTTTGCTATGCTTGGCTTCATTGAATCTGCAGCGGCGCAGGAGTAAATAACATGCCAGTGTCGAGTGTTGTGTTCACTTATGTTGGAGCTTGCGGGTGAGGTGAGATTTCAGGCGAGGTGTTGTGTGTGGGGTTAGGATTCCTGTGCCCTGGAGTCTGGAGATGGAGAGTGTGGCTTACTGGCTTCTGCGCGGGAGGTGGCATGCATGTCCACCTTTATGATGATCGGTTGGTTTTGTTTCATCTGATTAGATGTAAAGCTGTAGCACTAGCACGCTGGATTGGTGTAGGGAACTAGGGACCCTTTCTTTTCTTGTACTACTAAAATAGCTGAGGGCTTATGATAGCTGGATGTTTCATGGGCTTCTTATGCCGGTCCGCCCTGGTTCTTTGGCTTTAGGGAGGGGTTTCCGTGACTTCTGCTCTTATTCGTGCTGATCTGAGATAGCGATAGACATGATGATGTTGTGTCTTTCCCcgggggtggggggtgggggggtgggggaggcTAGTATGGTACTAGTACTGTCGCTCTGTTGTCGCTCTTTggtttgtcagccaaccagccagcagtattgttctctcatactaaatcagcatcagccaccagctacctgttctctcataacaaatcagcactagccacagccaagcgaacacagtgaTGTATCTTTGCGGGAAGAGATGGCGTTACACTATGCACTGGCATTGTATTCTTGACTAGATTTTCGTAACTCTGGATTTCTAAGGGAGACTTGATATTTATTTTCGGCTTATACCGTATGATGCTCTGATTGAAGTAGGATGGGCGTGCTTGTTTGCTATTCTTGTACCTTGACCTGTTGACCTGATGATTATATGAAGCTGAGTGTGCCATCCTTCTGTTTTCTTCAGGTCATGTTTCTGGGAGATCACCCTAGATTGATAATGAGTCACCTGTTTCGCTACTTTGGCAGCGTGTGAGAACAGGAAACCAGAGCCATAGTTCCAAGGGTAATTTGATTACTCGCTTCTTTGGGCTGTATGCTTGTAGTTGTAGAGTTGTTATTGTGGTTGCTATTTGGCAAAACCTAATGCATCTGCAGTGATTGACATGACTCTGTTTGATCTCTATCTGATCTCTATCATTACCTCTACAATTTTAAAGTTTGCTATCAAACGTAATGACTTTCAACTAAGGCTAACCATCCTTTTTCCTCCAGGATGTGTATTAAGTATACATTGTTGCTTTGGTTGTTGCTCCTTTTCTTCTGCGCCACTTGAAGGAAGAAGGTTGTCAGATTAAAAGGTATTGACATGCTATTACTGTTTCATTTTGTCCAAAAGTGCATTCAGCTGTCTTTCTGTCTTTCAGTTTCTCACAGATAGCTAGGGCATTGCATGGATACAGTTTGGATATTACAAAAATTACGTAGTTCAGGGATTAATTGTTCAAATTCTAAACTCTGAGAATGAGATAAACAAACATATTATTACTGGTCTCCTAGTCATCTGTGCGCTCTTCTTTTATGATCAACATAAGAAAAGATCTTAATGTTTTGTTGGAGGCATAGTCAAGTTTTCACACATGTTCTTGGTCATAAACTAGCTATTTCAGTGAGGATCTGGCTTGATCCAAAACAATTGAAAACCGGATTTCTGCTATTATTGACTTCTTTTGTATGTTGGGGATAAGTTTAGAACATCTTTTGTCCTGCAGCTCATGTTGATACATTGATATGATGAAATTATGCTAGAGCCTAGGCTAATGTTGTTTGGATCTTTTGCAGTAATAACTTGACTATTTTCTTCATGCAGATTCCAATAAACACTGTGGGCAATGGGATCCCATGGTTTGTTCACCTTGATCCTACTTATATGTTTTATCCCAAGGTCTGCTTTGGCTGGATACAGTGATATAAGCACCCTGTTCAACCTGAGGGATGCAGTCACTGAAGGGAAAGGATTTCTCAGGAACTGGTTTGATTCAGAAACACCCCCATGCAACTGGTCAGGTATAGCTTGTGTGGGGCATACTGTTGTGAAAATAGACTTATCATTTGTGCCAATTTACACCCCATTCCCGTTATGTGTCGGGTCATTCCAATCACTTGTTCTTCTCAACTTTAGTGGTTGTGGGTTTTCTGGTGAGCTCCCAGATGCTTGGGGGAACTTGCACAATCTTCGCTACCTTGACTTGAGCCATAACCAGCTTACAGGGGTCCTTCCTGTCTCGTTATATGGACTGAAGAGATTGCAAGAACTGGTGCTTGACAATAATGACTTTTCCGGGCAATTGAGTCCTGCTATTGCACAGCTTCAGTACCTCAAGAAGTTATCTGTATCCATGAATTCCATCTCCGGTGCCCTTCCTCCGGAGCTGGGCAGTCTGCAGAATCTGGAGTTCCTGGACCTTCACATGAATGCACTCAATGGGTCAATACCAGCATCTTTCGGTAATTTGTCTCGGCTCTTGCATCTTGATGCAAGCCAGAATAGTCTTGGAGGGTCAATATTCCCAGGAATAACTGCAATGGCAAACCTTGTGACAGTTGATCTCTCATCAAATGCCTTGGTGGGGCCACTACCTAGGGAGATTGGTCAGCTACAGAGTCTTCAATTGTTAATATTGGGGCATAATGGTTTCAGTGGAAGCATTCCCGAAGAGATCGGTGAATTAAAGCTGCTGGAAGAGCTTATACTTCCTGGATGCAAACTCACAGGCATCCCTTGGACAGTTGGTGGTCTCAGAAGCTTAAAGCTTCTTGATATATCAGGGAACAATTTCGATACCAAACTCCCAGCATCTATTGGCAACCTGGGGAATTTGTCTCATCTGCTTGCAAAGGGTGCTGGACTCAGTGGGAGTATTCCGAGAGAGCTTGGTAGCTGCAAGAAGCTTGTGCATATTGATCTCTCTACCAACTCCTTTTCTGGCTCTATACCTGAAGAGCTTGCAGGTTTGGAAGCCATTGCTAATTTCAATGTGGGACAGAACAATCTGTCTGGTCATATTCCAGAGTGGATCAAGAACTGGGTGAATCTTCGCTCCATATCGCTGGGGCAGAACATGTTTTATGGGCCCCTTCCAGTGTTGCCACTGCAGCATCTGGTTTCTTTCTCTGCAGAAACCAACATGCTCTCTGGTTCTATTCCTGTTGAGATATGCAAGGGCAAATCGCTGCAGTCAATGCTGTTGCACAATAATAATCTGACTGGGAATATCATGGAGGCATTTAAAGGGTGCAAAAACCTTACAGAACTTAACCTGCAAGGAAACCATCTTCATGGTGAGATACCGCAGTACTTGTCTGAGCTACCACTAGTAAGTGTGGAATTGTCCCAAAATAACTTCACAGGGAAGCTGCCCGAAAAATTGTGGGAATCATCAACTATTCTTGCGATCGCACTCAGCTACAATCAGCTTACTGGCCCTATACCTGAAAGCATAGGTAGGCTCTCCACTTTGCAGAGGCTACAGATTGGCAATAACTACTTGGAAGGACCTATCCCACGGtcaattggcgctctaaggaatCTGACAACTCTATCTTTACATGGCAATAGGCTTTCTGGGAACATTCCACTAGAGCTCTTCAACTGCAGAAACCTTGTTACTCTGGACCTGAGCTCTAACAATCTGTCTGGCCACATCCCAAGGACCATATCTCAGTTGACATTtctcaacaccttgaatttgtcttgTAACCAGTTGTCTGGTGCTATTCCTGCCGAGATCTGTGTTGGATTTGGGAATGCAGCTCACCCAGACTCGGAATTTATTCAGCATCATGGCTTGCTTGATCTTTCATACAACCGATTGACCAGTCATATCCCAACAGCGATCAAGAATTGTGCTATGGTTACAGTGCTGAACCTGCAAGGAAATATGCTCAATGGCACCATTCCACCAGAACTTGGTGAACTTGCAAATGTTACAGCCATATATCTTTCTTATAACACATTAGTTGGCCCCATGCTTCCCTGGTCTGAACCTTTACTACAACTGCAAGGTCTTTTTCTCTCGAATAACCACTTAGGTGGCTCGATTCCTACTGATATTGACAAAATACTTCCCAAAATTGCTAAGCTGGACTTATCCAGTAATGCATTTACTGGAACTCTACCCGAGTCTTTACTCTGCATTGATGACCTAACCTATTTGGATGTCAGTAATAACAGCCTCTCTGGACAAATCCCATTCTCTTGTCCTAAAGAAAAGGAATCCTCAAGCTCACTGATATTCTTCAATGGAAGCAGTAACCATTTCTCAGGGAACCTAGATCAGTCTATTTCAAACTTCACAAAACTGTCTTCTCTTGATATCCACAACAATAGCCTCACTGGAAGTTTGCCTTTTTCCCTTTCTGATCTCAGTTATTTGAACTATCTGGACCTCTCTAgcaacaacttccatggtgccATCCCTTGTGGTATCTGCAATATATTTGGCCTCTCATTTGCCAACTTCTCTGGTAATCACATTGGCATGTACACCTTAGCAGATTGTGCTGACGAAGGCTTTTGTGCTGGAAATGGTTTTGATCATAAGATGCTTCATTCATCGGATCGAAGAGTTTCAAAAGCAGCAATAATCTGTGTCAGTTTAGTCATTGTCATCGTTGTCTTGGTTCTTCTGCTGGTTCTTCTGAGATGGAAGCTATTGAGAAACAGGCCATTGGCTCTTGTACCTGCCAGCAAGGCCAAGGCTACCGTTGAGCCAACCTCAAGTGATGAACTCCTAGGGAAGAAGTTTCGGGAACCCCTGAGTATCAATCTTGCAACATTTGAACATGCTCTTCTGAGGGTCACTGCAGATGACATTCTGAAAGCCACTGAGAATTTCAGTAAGGTGCACATCATAGGGGATGGTGGGTTTGGCACTGTCTACAGGGCTGCACTTCCTGAGGGCAGGAGAGTTGCAATCAAGAGGCTTCATGGTGGTCATCAGTTCCAAGGTGATCGTGAGTTCCTGGCTGAAATGGAGACAATTGGAAAGGTGAAACATCCTAATCTGGTTCCTCTACTTGGCTACTGTGTTTGTGGTGATGAACGGTTCCTGATATATGAATACATGGAGAATGGGAGTCTTGAAATGTGGCTCAGGAACCGAGCTGATGCCATTGAAGTACTTGGATGGCCAGACCGCCTGAAGATCTGCCTTGGTTCTGCCCGTGGCCTTTCGTTCCTGCACCATGGCTTTGTACCCCATATCATCCACCGGGACATGAAGTCAAGCAACATTCTGTTGGATGAGAACTTTGAGCCGAGGGTCTCTGACTTTGGCCTTGCAAGGATAATCAGCGCATGCGAGACTCATGTCAGCACTGACATTGCTGGTACGTTTGGCTACATACCTCCAGAGTACGGCATGACCATGAAATCCTCCGCGAAAGGTGACGTCTACAGCTTTGGTGTTGTCATGCTGGAGCTGCTCACTGGGCGCCCACCTACAGGGCaagaggagggggaagggggTGGAAACCTAGTTGGTTGGGTGCGGTGGATGATGGCACATGGTAGGGAGAATGAACTGTTTGATCCTTGTTTGCCAGTATCAAGCTTGTGGCGGGAACAGATGGCCCGTGTGCTTGCCATTGCCAGGGACTGCACTGCCGACGAGCCATGGAAGAGACCAAGCATGCTGGAAGTGGTGAAGGGCCTCAAGATGGCCCAGACAATGGAATGTGGACCTCTGGTGGTGGCAGTAACTAGGGAAGTGTAAAGCAGGCAGCGGATGTTTTCTTGCTATTGATGTAATAATGTAGGCTCCTTGTAGCTGTAGAGTGAGCTATCTGGTGACTGTAATGAGAGAAACTAATGCTGCTCACGTTGAGGCTGTACACTCTAGTTAATGGTGTGACCTTTTAATCTTGGCCCCAAGCGCTTTCTTAGCTTGTATTCATATGGCAGGGTGTGTTTGACAAGCTCAGAAGCTGTAGTGACTGAAGTTTCTCGTTTTTCCCTGTGTTGAATTACTTGACATAATTGCCAGTTCTAGATTCATTCTTTATTTCTTACCTATGTTAGATCCGACCCTTGGGTTTTCCTTTGTACAGTACTTGTTGTCTCTTGTGCTGCCGCTTTGACTGAAACTACTTGTATAATTGAGTACTACTACGCAGAATTGCTAGTACTATACTCGTGGTCCTTTGCTCAGAGCCTCAGATTCAGTCGATGCTATTTTGGCCTGATTTATCAGGTATTGTTATTGGTGCTACTGCTGTGTAGGAATTATTATGCAACTTTGCCGGGCAGAAGCAAACATGTGGAGGAGATAGGAAGGAAGAACTGAACTGGATGGGAAGGACAGGTGGAGCACGTCGCTGGATTCGATCTGGCGCGGCGTCCGGGGCCTCTACATTCCCTGAATCATGCAGACCACTCCACTGACCGCTGCGGTATTGGCACAATGGCAGGCGAAGTGAAGTGAATGAATCTCAAGGCTTCAAAGAGTGGCTGGGTGAAGGAGCATACATTGGTGTTTGAGCATTCTGACGGCTCGGATCACGAGTCATGTGACTAGAGGATCTACAAGTACTGCCCATAGCTTGGGATTCAGGTGGCTCCATGTGTTCGCTTggtttgtcagccaaccagccagcagtattgttctctcatactaaatcaacaTCATCCACTaactaccagccagtcagcagtactgttctctcataacaaatcaacaccagccatCAGCCCTTGGAGATCTAGAAGAGATGCAATCTGACCTCTTGCAGGCAGCTTATATCCTTACTGAtaccgatgatgatgatgcagcCTCAAAGCCAAAAAAACAAAGGCAGAATATAACGCAGCCAATTAGTGGATTGGTCTCATTGAGGCCCAGTTAAAACCGACTGCAAATCCACTTGTCTCTGCAGGCAAGCGCTCGCTCTGCtgcagtgctgctgctgctcctgcaagaagagatccgctcGCCTGCTGGGTGCACACTGAACTCGACCGATAGAACAAGAAACGGGTCAACAGGCAGGTGATGGATTAATCCGCAAACAAATATGCTGGACAAAGCAAGCGACTAACCCCGCAGGGTGCGCTCGCGCAAACCATATACTAAACAAAGAGACGAGCATCAGCTTTGCTGTATCCTCCATGTGCGCCGCGTCGCGGAAGCGGACGGCGTCGACCTGAGGTGGCAGTAGGACCGGGTGTAGCGGTAGCCAACAAACGCCCGTGCCGGGAACACGAATTTTTTCAGAACAGGAACCGATGCCGCCGGCTCGAGCAAGAGACAAGCA
This genomic interval carries:
- the LOC120673918 gene encoding leucine-rich repeat receptor protein kinase MSP1-like, producing MGSHGLFTLILLICFIPRSALAGYSDISTLFNLRDAVTEGKGFLRNWFDSETPPCNWSGIACVGHTVVKIDLSFVPIYTPFPLCVGSFQSLVLLNFSGCGFSGELPDAWGNLHNLRYLDLSHNQLTGVLPVSLYGLKRLQELVLDNNDFSGQLSPAIAQLQYLKKLSVSMNSISGALPPELGSLQNLEFLDLHMNALNGSIPASFGNLSRLLHLDASQNSLGGSIFPGITAMANLVTVDLSSNALVGPLPREIGQLQSLQLLILGHNGFSGSIPEEIGELKLLEELILPGCKLTGIPWTVGGLRSLKLLDISGNNFDTKLPASIGNLGNLSHLLAKGAGLSGSIPRELGSCKKLVHIDLSTNSFSGSIPEELAGLEAIANFNVGQNNLSGHIPEWIKNWVNLRSISLGQNMFYGPLPVLPLQHLVSFSAETNMLSGSIPVEICKGKSLQSMLLHNNNLTGNIMEAFKGCKNLTELNLQGNHLHGEIPQYLSELPLVSVELSQNNFTGKLPEKLWESSTILAIALSYNQLTGPIPESIGRLSTLQRLQIGNNYLEGPIPRSIGALRNLTTLSLHGNRLSGNIPLELFNCRNLVTLDLSSNNLSGHIPRTISQLTFLNTLNLSCNQLSGAIPAEICVGFGNAAHPDSEFIQHHGLLDLSYNRLTSHIPTAIKNCAMVTVLNLQGNMLNGTIPPELGELANVTAIYLSYNTLVGPMLPWSEPLLQLQGLFLSNNHLGGSIPTDIDKILPKIAKLDLSSNAFTGTLPESLLCIDDLTYLDVSNNSLSGQIPFSCPKEKESSSSLIFFNGSSNHFSGNLDQSISNFTKLSSLDIHNNSLTGSLPFSLSDLSYLNYLDLSSNNFHGAIPCGICNIFGLSFANFSGNHIGMYTLADCADEGFCAGNGFDHKMLHSSDRRVSKAAIICVSLVIVIVVLVLLLVLLRWKLLRNRPLALVPASKAKATVEPTSSDELLGKKFREPLSINLATFEHALLRVTADDILKATENFSKVHIIGDGGFGTVYRAALPEGRRVAIKRLHGGHQFQGDREFLAEMETIGKVKHPNLVPLLGYCVCGDERFLIYEYMENGSLEMWLRNRADAIEVLGWPDRLKICLGSARGLSFLHHGFVPHIIHRDMKSSNILLDENFEPRVSDFGLARIISACETHVSTDIAGTFGYIPPEYGMTMKSSAKGDVYSFGVVMLELLTGRPPTGQEEGEGGGNLVGWVRWMMAHGRENELFDPCLPVSSLWREQMARVLAIARDCTADEPWKRPSMLEVVKGLKMAQTMECGPLVVAVTREV